The sequence GACGTACCCGGTGAGGTCGCCGAGGACGCCGTGGCCGTCGTGGGCGAGGCGCTCACCAACGTCGCCCGGCACGCGGGCGCCACCGCGGTGGACGTCGCCCTCGTTGTGCGCGACGGCCACCTCACGCTCACCGTCACCGACGACGGCACGGGGATGCCGGACGGGAGGGGCGGCCGGCGCAGCGGCCTGCGCAACCTCGCGGAGCGGGCCCGACGCCGAGGCGGAGAACTGCTGGTGACGAACGGTCAGGAGAGCGGTACGAGGCTCGCGTGGCGGGTGCCCCTGGAAGTGCGCTGAGTGGCGGGCGCGTTCGCCCTACCGCTCGCCCTTCCACCGCGGGGGCGGCAGATGCGCCGCGAGCACCGCCGCCTGGATGCGCCGTTCCACGCCCAGTTTGGCCAGCAGCCGGGAGATGCCGTTCTTGACGGTCTTCTCGGAGAGGTAGAGCCGCTGGCCGATCTGCCGGTTGGTGAGCCCCTCTCCGATGAGGACGAGGAACTCGCGCTCGCGATCCGAGAGGCCCGCCGACCGCGCGTCGTCGGGGGCCGCGCCACTGGCCGCCGGGGCGCGCAGGGTGTTCATGAGCCGGGCGGTGGTCGCCGGGTCCAGCATCGACTGACCCGCCCCGACCGTGCGGACCGCCGAGATCAGGTCGGACCCCTTGATCTGCTTGAGGACGTAGCCGGCCGCCCCTGCCATGATCGCGTCGAGCAGCGCGTCGTCGTCATCGAAGGACGTCAGTATCAGACAGGCCAACTCGGGCATCCGGGAACGCAGTTCACGGCAGACGGTGATCCCGTCGCTGTCGGGGAGCCGGACGTCCAGGATCGCCACGTCGGGCCGCAGCGCCGGTCCGCGTACCAGCGCCTGGGCACCGGTGGCGGCCTCCCCGACCACCTCCATGTCGGGCTCGGCGTCCAGCAGATCGTGCAGTCCCCGGCGCACCACCTCGTGGTCGTCGAGAAGGAAGATCCGGACGGGTGCGCTGCCGGGCACGTTCTGACGTTCGGCCATGACCACGACTCCCTGGCATCTGGGCTGTCCCGACCGAGCGTCGCGCACCGGGCGGGACGCCCGACAGGGCCGAACGGTCCCCTTCGGTCGCTCAGCGGGAAGCGCCGCTGCCGTAGGGGGCGTACAGGTCGAGCAGGCGCGTGCGCGTGGCGTGCAGGCGCCGGGCGAGCACCCGGCCGACCCACTGCCCGACCGCCGTGCCGAGGGCCGGGTCGGACTGGCACATCAGGCGCACGGTCGACGCGTCCAGTTCGTGCGCGTCGACCGGCGACACGGCCTCCGCGCCCAACTGCCACACGTAGGGCGGGAACAGCCAGGACCAGCCGACGAGTTCACCGAAGCCGAGGGTGTCGATCACGGGGGAGGGGCGGCCGGGAACGCGCAGGTCGAGCGCCACGGATCCGGTCCGCACGATCCAGAAGTGGTCGGCCCGCCCTCCTTCCTCGAAGATCCGCGTGCCCGGCGGGAAGGACACTTCCCGGGCGAGCCGCATCAGGCGGTGCATCTGCTCGGCGGGCAGGGCCTCGGACAGGCGTGGAGTGGAGGTTGCGAGCATGCGGGTCCCCTTTCTGGAGTGCCGCGAACATCGCGTCGGGACACCTCCAGGGTCCAGGACGCCGCCCCTTCGGGACAGGGGCCAACAGGTCCCCTCCCAGGCCTGATGGGCCCGAACGTCCCGGCTGGGCGGGCCGTTCTCTCCGCCGCCGAGCCGCCGAGCCGCCGAGCCGCCGGGCCGCCGGGCCGCCGGGCCGCCGGGCCGCCGAGGGGTGGAGGCGTGGAGCCGCCGCCCGTCCGAGCCGTCAGGTCCGGTGCCGCGCCCATTCGGGCCCCGTGCGGGCCCACTCCTGCTCCCACTCGGCCAGTCGGCGTCGTGCGGCGACCCGTCGTACCAGGGCGTGCAGGGCCAGCACGCCGGCCGCGGCCAGCCCCGCACCGCAGGCGCCCACCGCCAGCGTGTGCTGCCAGACCACCGTGCCGCTCGTCGGGGCGGGCACGATCCGGTCCCGCCAATCCAGCCAGACGTACGTGTGGTCGCCCACCCCGGCCCCGGCGGGCACCCGGGTCTCACCCGTACGCGTCCGCTCGCCCGGCTCGGCCCAGCGGACGGTCACCCGCTGCACCGGCCGCCGGTCTCCCTCCGCACGGGGCGCGGAGGAGGGCGCGCTCTCGACGACCGTCGCGAGCACCCTGTGGCGTTCGGCCCGCTGCTCCGCCGCCGTGGACCGCGCCCCGTCGTACGCCCACCAGCCCGCGGCGAGCCCGGCCAGTGGCGCGCCGGCCCACAGCACGGCGGTGACGACCATCGCGGTCCACACCTCCACCACGTCCGAACGGCGGCGCAGCGGATTGTGCCGCCCATGCCGCCCGATCACCTGCGTCCGCAACACCCGCGCCCGCACCTTCCGAGTCCGCATGTCCCGCCTCCTCAGCACCCGCGACCGTCCCGAGCCGCAGTACTCGCGACCGTTCCGTGTCGCCCCAGGTCACCGCCGCCGACCGGCTCGGACTTCGCGTCGCGTCCTCACCGCTGTCGCCTCCCGTACCGCTGTACGCCGTCCGTGTGCCCCGAGAAGGCCGAACGGACCCCTCCAGGGGCCGGTTTGCCACTCCCGCCCGGCCGACGGCCGGTGCGAGCGTCACGAGAGCCGCCCGGAGCAGGGCCGGCCACCGGACACGAACGGCCGAACAACGGGTCCGTACACGACTGATCGGCGCCTCATGTGGAACCCGCGTCCCATCCCCTCGGAACTCCCGGAACACCCGGAACCGTCCGAACCCCCGGAAGCATCGGAACAGGAGTCCCTCACCATGGCCAAGGACCGCATGGCGGCGCTCGACGCGCACTGGCGTGCCGCGAACTACCTGGCCGTCGGTCAGAT is a genomic window of Streptomyces sp. NBC_00414 containing:
- a CDS encoding response regulator transcription factor; the encoded protein is MAERQNVPGSAPVRIFLLDDHEVVRRGLHDLLDAEPDMEVVGEAATGAQALVRGPALRPDVAILDVRLPDSDGITVCRELRSRMPELACLILTSFDDDDALLDAIMAGAAGYVLKQIKGSDLISAVRTVGAGQSMLDPATTARLMNTLRAPAASGAAPDDARSAGLSDREREFLVLIGEGLTNRQIGQRLYLSEKTVKNGISRLLAKLGVERRIQAAVLAAHLPPPRWKGER
- a CDS encoding cyclic nucleotide-binding domain-containing protein; protein product: MLATSTPRLSEALPAEQMHRLMRLAREVSFPPGTRIFEEGGRADHFWIVRTGSVALDLRVPGRPSPVIDTLGFGELVGWSWLFPPYVWQLGAEAVSPVDAHELDASTVRLMCQSDPALGTAVGQWVGRVLARRLHATRTRLLDLYAPYGSGASR
- a CDS encoding Rv1733c family protein; the protein is MRTRKVRARVLRTQVIGRHGRHNPLRRRSDVVEVWTAMVVTAVLWAGAPLAGLAAGWWAYDGARSTAAEQRAERHRVLATVVESAPSSAPRAEGDRRPVQRVTVRWAEPGERTRTGETRVPAGAGVGDHTYVWLDWRDRIVPAPTSGTVVWQHTLAVGACGAGLAAAGVLALHALVRRVAARRRLAEWEQEWARTGPEWARHRT